The DNA region CCTACCGTTTCCGCCACAGATACAGCTGCGTCATTTCCGGAAACAAGCATCATGCCATACAGCAGTTCATGAAGAGAAATCGGCATGTCACTGCGAAGCCCTATATTTGTTCCGTCCTGCCCAATTGCCAGCGGCGTAATGACCGCATCCGCCTCCAACTTCTCTCTTCCCTCTTCCAGCGCAATAATACAGGTCAAAATCTTTGTCGTACTGGCAGGATAAATTTTCAGTTCCCCTTCTTTCTGGGCAATGATATCTCCTGTATTTCCATCCATTAATACAGCGGACACAGCGCCCACGGGAGGAAGCGGCGGAAACACAGGCGGCTTTGGCGGTGGAGGTGTCATATATGCCAGCGTACCGAAACCAATCCCCGTAAAAATAACTATACAAGAAATGATTGTTAAAAAATATTTCAGAAAATTCCCTTTTCTTTTTTTTGCTATGCCCATTGATTTCTCTGATTCCTTTTGTTCGTTTAACGAACAGCTGTTTCCGCTGTTTCTATCCGTTTTTCTTTGAGCTTATCTTTTCTTTTTTCCACTTCTGATTTCTTTTTCACCGGGTCACCGCGATCCAGCACGATTCCTTTATTCAGAGCCGCCTCGATTTCCATGCCGTTCTCTCTGGAGGAAACGGTGTAAATCGGTACATTGCCAATCTGTATCATACCATCTTTATATCTTGCATTTTGTACATTACCATCATGATATACAGCCGCCAGCTTGCCTGCCGTCAGATACGCCCGTTCCGTCTGCGTATACCGTTTTGTTTCTGCCGGCTGAAATGTTTTTTCCCCGTTGATAAGGATCCAATTATCCTTTGCTTTTACATGATTTCCGGAATACTCGTACAGACGTTTTCCATTCTTTTCTACACGTTCCTTTGTGGATGGATGGTCAGCCGGAGCGATAACGCCCTTAAGACCCGTTCTTGGTTTATCTCCATACTTGTCAAGAAGGACGCTCATGGATGCTGCCGCCCCGCCAGGATTGTAACCGGCTTCCACAAGATACTGGAATCCTAAGCTGTCAGCTTCTTTCTCCTGATCCTTGGTAAATACCGCATTAGAAATATAATTGGCCGCGATATTCCCAAGAATCACACCGCCAACCCCTTGTTCGCTTCCAAGATAAATACTGAGCGCCGTCTGTAATCCCACTCTTTTCTTCACGCCATTCACACTATGCCGTTTTTCACCATGGACAAGCTCATGTGCCATGATATAAGCCAGCTCATCATCATCCATAGCATCAAGAGTCCCCTTATTGATGCACATGACCCCACCAAGACTCATAAACGCGTTGATGTCCTCATCAGGAGAAACATATACAATATAATTTCTTTCTACCGCTCCCGTTTCCACAAGACGATCATAAATATCCGCCACCCGTGTCTGGGCTTCCGCCGATTCATAAACACCAGTTTCCTTTTGACACGTTTCCAAAAACTGCAACTGCTGATGATCATCCATATCTGAAAAATAACGGGAAATAAAAACCATGGCTGCCGTCCCATATAAGACTTTTTCCAGTGTACTTGCCGCCTGTGCTTCCATAGGAACTGCTGCACCGGAGATAAGAACGGCTGCGGCCAACATAGCGGTTACAATTTTTTTCAGACGACGCATGATTATCCCTCCGTCATACTTATTATCTACTGGTCTTATTTTACCATTTTCACCGTATACCACAAATATATAATTAATCGCTGTTGAAATTCATTTAAAATTTATCCCTTCTCCTCTTTTGGGATTCATATCGATATGATACAATGTGGATACAAGAAATTGGATATATAAAGGAGCTTCTTATGACTGCAGACAACCTTACTTTCGCGCTGGAAATAGACTTTATTCCGGATTTACAAGAAGGACGCGATGATTTTAAAAAGAAAATGAAATCCGTTGCCGAAAAAATAGACGGCAGCTATACCTTAGACCAGAAATCCCGTCCTATTATTTCCGGACTCACAAAAGAAGATATTGAAAAAGTGCTGACGGAACTCGGACTGCTTGCCTTCGGCATGTGGCCATCCTGCATACTCACCTGTTCCGTCACAACCGCTCTTCCCATGCGTGCTGTAGGCATGTCTGACGGTTGGGATATATACACGGGAAAAAAGACTTTCTTTGCCTTTGCCCAGTTCCCTGCAGATGCGCTTTCCATCATGGTCAAAGCCTGTACCTACTACCTGGATCACGAAAATTACCAGTCTTTAGAAGAATTTATCGACTCTATGGGATATGAAGCATTCCGCGACACTGTCCTTGGAAACACCATGTCCGATATGAACGGTAATGAAAATTACTACGGAAGTTCCTGGGTCATGCCGAATGTTCCCCCGTTAAATGAAGGCGATTTTGTGAGACCGGAACACAATATCATGCAGGTCATCGAAGTATATCCTGAAATGGGACAGTTCCTTATGGAATACGGCATGTCTTGCGTAGGCTGCTTCGTCTCTTATGATGAAAACCTGTGGCAGGCGGCACAGACCCACGGTATGGACGTCTTTGAACTCATTGGCGAAATCAATGAATACCTGTCAGATAAATTCCAAAAACCCCTTTTAACGGAAAATACGCCTATGGAAGAAATCCTCACTCTCTATCCGCAGCTCCTCCCTCTCTTCCAAAATGAGAAAATACAGATGCCGTCCGAAATGGCAACGCCTATCGGCGAACTTTGCAAAGAAGCAAATGTAGATTTTACTTCTTTTATTCAAAAGTGCGATGCCCGACTGCGCGGTGATGAGAATAATTTATAAAACATAAAGTGCATTGTATTTTTCTATTTCTCTTTTTACGATAAATGACTCCCTTCGCGGGAGTTTTTCTTTTTCCGGAAACCTTTTCCTCTGACTCTATTTCGTTTTCCGGAGAAGTTCTTCCGGATAAAAAGCTTTCCCCATATATATATTTCATAAAAGGAGAAAGCTTTTTAAATATCGTTTTATTGATTTATATTATTTCATTTTCCATCCTGATTTTTTCAGCATCATCACAATCGGAGTAATAATAATGCCGGATACCAGTGCTTCAGGAATACCATTCATCGTTACAATCCCCATAAGCAGGTATCCCACCCCCGCCACAGACATATCATGAGCCTCTGCATAAGGCGCTCCCACAAGAATAAAAATGGAGCCAAGGAAAAGTACTGTATTTGTGAGCGATCCGCAAACCGCAGCAATTGCGGTCCTTGTAAAATCTCTTACCGGTATATGTTTATACAGCCAATAAGAAACCAGTGCAATACAGATACGCGGCACAATACATATAAATGCATCATAGACTACACTGTACTGGAGAATAAACTGCATTAAAAGGCTTGGTGCACGGAGCGTCTGGATAAAAGAAAATGCCCCGAAGAGGAATCCGACGACAATTCCCACACGGGGACCCGCCACGACAGATCCGATAATCGTAGGAATATGTAAAATTGTGGCATTCATAAAAATAAGCGGGATAAATCCATATCCTGTCAGTCCGAGGAAAATGGTAATTCCCGCAAGCAGACCGGAAACAGTAAGTTCACGGATGCTCATAAACGGATTCATCTGTGATCCCAAACTCTGTGAAACACCGCCGGCCATTGCAGCTTCTGTGTACTGTCCTTTGAT from Dialister invisus DSM 15470 includes:
- a CDS encoding M48 family metallopeptidase — encoded protein: MRRLKKIVTAMLAAAVLISGAAVPMEAQAASTLEKVLYGTAAMVFISRYFSDMDDHQQLQFLETCQKETGVYESAEAQTRVADIYDRLVETGAVERNYIVYVSPDEDINAFMSLGGVMCINKGTLDAMDDDELAYIMAHELVHGEKRHSVNGVKKRVGLQTALSIYLGSEQGVGGVILGNIAANYISNAVFTKDQEKEADSLGFQYLVEAGYNPGGAAASMSVLLDKYGDKPRTGLKGVIAPADHPSTKERVEKNGKRLYEYSGNHVKAKDNWILINGEKTFQPAETKRYTQTERAYLTAGKLAAVYHDGNVQNARYKDGMIQIGNVPIYTVSSRENGMEIEAALNKGIVLDRGDPVKKKSEVEKRKDKLKEKRIETAETAVR
- a CDS encoding DUF1858 domain-containing protein, with product MTADNLTFALEIDFIPDLQEGRDDFKKKMKSVAEKIDGSYTLDQKSRPIISGLTKEDIEKVLTELGLLAFGMWPSCILTCSVTTALPMRAVGMSDGWDIYTGKKTFFAFAQFPADALSIMVKACTYYLDHENYQSLEEFIDSMGYEAFRDTVLGNTMSDMNGNENYYGSSWVMPNVPPLNEGDFVRPEHNIMQVIEVYPEMGQFLMEYGMSCVGCFVSYDENLWQAAQTHGMDVFELIGEINEYLSDKFQKPLLTENTPMEEILTLYPQLLPLFQNEKIQMPSEMATPIGELCKEANVDFTSFIQKCDARLRGDENNL
- a CDS encoding ECF transporter S component; translated protein: MKEKVNQIKGQYTEAAMAGGVSQSLGSQMNPFMSIRELTVSGLLAGITIFLGLTGYGFIPLIFMNATILHIPTIIGSVVAGPRVGIVVGFLFGAFSFIQTLRAPSLLMQFILQYSVVYDAFICIVPRICIALVSYWLYKHIPVRDFTRTAIAAVCGSLTNTVLFLGSIFILVGAPYAEAHDMSVAGVGYLLMGIVTMNGIPEALVSGIIITPIVMMLKKSGWKMK